A genomic stretch from Anoplolepis gracilipes chromosome 16, ASM4749672v1, whole genome shotgun sequence includes:
- the Nkain gene encoding sodium/potassium-transporting ATPase subunit beta-1-interacting protein 1 isoform X2, which yields MGICSRRHFLLTICILQLITTIERQVFDFLGFMWAPILVNFFNIIFVILGFFGAFQYRPKYIISYCIWNILWLGWNVFVICFYLSVGILDKNSDILNLGTGSFSWWHVNGPGCKAVYDVTEPELFRPARPTNVTDCVLDYEVIEILHAATQCILSFMAVVGGICLSKVFLEEDDSFDFVGGDDFGLAGHTPLHPMYVSYSALPPPAYSHKNSAENNYPTGTTSSHQSAYRESSFPKHGGEKLLGSIRGKSKDVVNLRNDTVRSNSSRSSSRDFQNPDCSVDYSNPLDHLQRPVSPVYDEYDSLDSAAKLRFQKNKLYYPHLAKYSPVARIKCRSTAVKQARNPAKPRRVFIDHVREHPLRSFYSDPRLAGDQHQSSSEHDRSSKRDSRPLSLYANF from the exons ATGGGAATTTGCAGCAGAAGGCACTTTCTATTGACGATATGCATCCTACAATTG aTTACCACCATAGAACGTCAGGTCTTCGACTTTCTGGGGTTTATGTGGGCCCCGATACTGGTCAACTTCTTCAATATTATCTTCGTAATTCTAGGATTCTTTGGGGCCTTTCAATATAGACctaaatatatcatatcg TATTGTATATGGAATATATTATGGCTAGGATGGAATGTATTTGTAATATGCTTCTACCTCAGCGTAGGAATACTGGATAAA aATAGCGATATTCTCAATCTGGGTACTGGTAGTTTTTCTTGGTGGCATGTAAATGGGCCAGGTTGCAAAGCTGTTTATGATGTGACGGAACCAGAACTCTTTAGACCTGCACGTCCCACTAATGTAACAGACTGCGTGTTGGACTATGAAGTGATAGAAATTTTGCACGCTGCAACGCAATGTATTTTAAGT TTTATGGCGGTTGTTGGCGGAATCTGTCTCAGTAAAGTGTTTCTTGAAGAAGATGATAGCT TTGACTTTGTTGGAGGTGATGACTTTGGGTTGGCAGGCCATACACCGTTGCATCCTATGTACGTTAGCTACTCGGCTCTTCCACCACCCGCATATTCCCACAAAAATTCCGCTGAAAATAATTATCCGACCGGCACGACTAGCTCTCATCAATCTGCCTATCGCGAATCGAGCTTCCCGAAACACGGCGGCGAGAAGCTGCTGGGTTCCATTCGCGGCAAAAGCAAAGACGTGGTCAATCTCAGGAACGACACGGTCCGTAGTAACAGTAGTCGCTCGTCAAGTCGCGATTTTCAGAACCCGGACTGCTCGGTCGATTACTCGAACCCGTTGGACCACTTGCAGCGGCCCGTGTCGCCCGTGTACGACGAGTACGACTCGCTGGACAGCGCGGCTAAGCTGAGATTTCAGAAAAACAAGCTGTACTACCCGCACCTGGCCAAGTACAGTCCGGTCGCGCGTATCAAGTGTCGTTCGACCGCGGTGAAGCAAGCGAGGAACCCGGCTAAACCACGACGAGTCTTCATCGATCACGTGCGCGAACATCCTCTGAGATCGTTTTACTCCGATCCGAGATTGGCCGGTGATCAGCATCAATCTTCGAGCGAGCATGAC
- the Nkain gene encoding sodium/potassium-transporting ATPase subunit beta-1-interacting protein isoform X3: MGICSRRHFLLTICILQLITTIERQVFDFLGFMWAPILVNFFNIIFVILGFFGAFQYRPKYIISYCIWNILWLGWNVFVICFYLSVGILDKNSDILNLGTGSFSWWHVNGPGCKAVYDVTEPELFRPARPTNVTDCVLDYEVIEILHAATQCILSFMAVVGGICLSKVFLEEDDSFDFVGGDDFGLAGHTPLHPIYIHVQIIKVSML; this comes from the exons ATGGGAATTTGCAGCAGAAGGCACTTTCTATTGACGATATGCATCCTACAATTG aTTACCACCATAGAACGTCAGGTCTTCGACTTTCTGGGGTTTATGTGGGCCCCGATACTGGTCAACTTCTTCAATATTATCTTCGTAATTCTAGGATTCTTTGGGGCCTTTCAATATAGACctaaatatatcatatcg TATTGTATATGGAATATATTATGGCTAGGATGGAATGTATTTGTAATATGCTTCTACCTCAGCGTAGGAATACTGGATAAA aATAGCGATATTCTCAATCTGGGTACTGGTAGTTTTTCTTGGTGGCATGTAAATGGGCCAGGTTGCAAAGCTGTTTATGATGTGACGGAACCAGAACTCTTTAGACCTGCACGTCCCACTAATGTAACAGACTGCGTGTTGGACTATGAAGTGATAGAAATTTTGCACGCTGCAACGCAATGTATTTTAAGT TTTATGGCGGTTGTTGGCGGAATCTGTCTCAGTAAAGTGTTTCTTGAAGAAGATGATAGCT TTGACTTTGTTGGAGGTGATGACTTTGGGTTGGCAGGCCATACACCGTTGCATCCTAT
- the Nkain gene encoding sodium/potassium-transporting ATPase subunit beta-1-interacting protein isoform X4 gives MGICSRRHFLLTICILQLITTIERQVFDFLGFMWAPILVNFFNIIFVILGFFGAFQYRPKYIISYCIWNILWLGWNVFVICFYLSVGILDKNSDILNLGTGSFSWWHVNGPGCKAVYDVTEPELFRPARPTNVTDCVLDYEVIEILHAATQCILSFMAVVGGICLSKVFLEEDDSFDFVGGDDFGLAGHTPLHPITN, from the exons ATGGGAATTTGCAGCAGAAGGCACTTTCTATTGACGATATGCATCCTACAATTG aTTACCACCATAGAACGTCAGGTCTTCGACTTTCTGGGGTTTATGTGGGCCCCGATACTGGTCAACTTCTTCAATATTATCTTCGTAATTCTAGGATTCTTTGGGGCCTTTCAATATAGACctaaatatatcatatcg TATTGTATATGGAATATATTATGGCTAGGATGGAATGTATTTGTAATATGCTTCTACCTCAGCGTAGGAATACTGGATAAA aATAGCGATATTCTCAATCTGGGTACTGGTAGTTTTTCTTGGTGGCATGTAAATGGGCCAGGTTGCAAAGCTGTTTATGATGTGACGGAACCAGAACTCTTTAGACCTGCACGTCCCACTAATGTAACAGACTGCGTGTTGGACTATGAAGTGATAGAAATTTTGCACGCTGCAACGCAATGTATTTTAAGT TTTATGGCGGTTGTTGGCGGAATCTGTCTCAGTAAAGTGTTTCTTGAAGAAGATGATAGCT TTGACTTTGTTGGAGGTGATGACTTTGGGTTGGCAGGCCATACACCGTTGCATCCTAT
- the Nkain gene encoding sodium/potassium-transporting ATPase subunit beta-1-interacting protein isoform X5: MGICSRRHFLLTICILQLITTIERQVFDFLGFMWAPILVNFFNIIFVILGFFGAFQYRPKYIISYCIWNILWLGWNVFVICFYLSVGILDKNSDILNLGTGSFSWWHVNGPGCKAVYDVTEPELFRPARPTNVTDCVLDYEVIEILHAATQCILSFMAVVGGICLSKVFLEEDDSFDFIGGFDPPFCTN, from the exons ATGGGAATTTGCAGCAGAAGGCACTTTCTATTGACGATATGCATCCTACAATTG aTTACCACCATAGAACGTCAGGTCTTCGACTTTCTGGGGTTTATGTGGGCCCCGATACTGGTCAACTTCTTCAATATTATCTTCGTAATTCTAGGATTCTTTGGGGCCTTTCAATATAGACctaaatatatcatatcg TATTGTATATGGAATATATTATGGCTAGGATGGAATGTATTTGTAATATGCTTCTACCTCAGCGTAGGAATACTGGATAAA aATAGCGATATTCTCAATCTGGGTACTGGTAGTTTTTCTTGGTGGCATGTAAATGGGCCAGGTTGCAAAGCTGTTTATGATGTGACGGAACCAGAACTCTTTAGACCTGCACGTCCCACTAATGTAACAGACTGCGTGTTGGACTATGAAGTGATAGAAATTTTGCACGCTGCAACGCAATGTATTTTAAGT TTTATGGCGGTTGTTGGCGGAATCTGTCTCAGTAAAGTGTTTCTTGAAGAAGATGATAGCT TTGATTTCATTGGTGGATTTGATCCTCCATTTTG
- the Nkain gene encoding sodium/potassium-transporting ATPase subunit beta-1-interacting protein isoform X8, whose translation MGICSRRHFLLTICILQLITTIERQVFDFLGFMWAPILVNFFNIIFVILGFFGAFQYRPKYIISYCIWNILWLGWNVFVICFYLSVGILDKNSDILNLGTGSFSWWHVNGPGCKAVYDVTEPELFRPARPTNVTDCVLDYEVIEILHAATQCILSFMAVVGGICLSKVFLEEDDSYIYTYK comes from the exons ATGGGAATTTGCAGCAGAAGGCACTTTCTATTGACGATATGCATCCTACAATTG aTTACCACCATAGAACGTCAGGTCTTCGACTTTCTGGGGTTTATGTGGGCCCCGATACTGGTCAACTTCTTCAATATTATCTTCGTAATTCTAGGATTCTTTGGGGCCTTTCAATATAGACctaaatatatcatatcg TATTGTATATGGAATATATTATGGCTAGGATGGAATGTATTTGTAATATGCTTCTACCTCAGCGTAGGAATACTGGATAAA aATAGCGATATTCTCAATCTGGGTACTGGTAGTTTTTCTTGGTGGCATGTAAATGGGCCAGGTTGCAAAGCTGTTTATGATGTGACGGAACCAGAACTCTTTAGACCTGCACGTCCCACTAATGTAACAGACTGCGTGTTGGACTATGAAGTGATAGAAATTTTGCACGCTGCAACGCAATGTATTTTAAGT TTTATGGCGGTTGTTGGCGGAATCTGTCTCAGTAAAGTGTTTCTTGAAGAAGATGATAGCT
- the Nkain gene encoding sodium/potassium-transporting ATPase subunit beta-1-interacting protein isoform X7, translating into MGICSRRHFLLTICILQLITTIERQVFDFLGFMWAPILVNFFNIIFVILGFFGAFQYRPKYIISYCIWNILWLGWNVFVICFYLSVGILDKNSDILNLGTGSFSWWHVNGPGCKAVYDVTEPELFRPARPTNVTDCVLDYEVIEILHAATQCILSFMAVVGGICLSKVFLEEDDSFDFIGGFDPPF; encoded by the exons ATGGGAATTTGCAGCAGAAGGCACTTTCTATTGACGATATGCATCCTACAATTG aTTACCACCATAGAACGTCAGGTCTTCGACTTTCTGGGGTTTATGTGGGCCCCGATACTGGTCAACTTCTTCAATATTATCTTCGTAATTCTAGGATTCTTTGGGGCCTTTCAATATAGACctaaatatatcatatcg TATTGTATATGGAATATATTATGGCTAGGATGGAATGTATTTGTAATATGCTTCTACCTCAGCGTAGGAATACTGGATAAA aATAGCGATATTCTCAATCTGGGTACTGGTAGTTTTTCTTGGTGGCATGTAAATGGGCCAGGTTGCAAAGCTGTTTATGATGTGACGGAACCAGAACTCTTTAGACCTGCACGTCCCACTAATGTAACAGACTGCGTGTTGGACTATGAAGTGATAGAAATTTTGCACGCTGCAACGCAATGTATTTTAAGT TTTATGGCGGTTGTTGGCGGAATCTGTCTCAGTAAAGTGTTTCTTGAAGAAGATGATAGCT TTGATTTCATTGGTGGATTTGATCCTCCATTTTG
- the Nkain gene encoding sodium/potassium-transporting ATPase subunit beta-1-interacting protein isoform X6, producing MGICSRRHFLLTICILQLITTIERQVFDFLGFMWAPILVNFFNIIFVILGFFGAFQYRPKYIISYCIWNILWLGWNVFVICFYLSVGILDKNSDILNLGTGSFSWWHVNGPGCKAVYDVTEPELFRPARPTNVTDCVLDYEVIEILHAATQCILSFMAVVGGICLSKVFLEEDDSFDFIGGFDPPFC from the exons ATGGGAATTTGCAGCAGAAGGCACTTTCTATTGACGATATGCATCCTACAATTG aTTACCACCATAGAACGTCAGGTCTTCGACTTTCTGGGGTTTATGTGGGCCCCGATACTGGTCAACTTCTTCAATATTATCTTCGTAATTCTAGGATTCTTTGGGGCCTTTCAATATAGACctaaatatatcatatcg TATTGTATATGGAATATATTATGGCTAGGATGGAATGTATTTGTAATATGCTTCTACCTCAGCGTAGGAATACTGGATAAA aATAGCGATATTCTCAATCTGGGTACTGGTAGTTTTTCTTGGTGGCATGTAAATGGGCCAGGTTGCAAAGCTGTTTATGATGTGACGGAACCAGAACTCTTTAGACCTGCACGTCCCACTAATGTAACAGACTGCGTGTTGGACTATGAAGTGATAGAAATTTTGCACGCTGCAACGCAATGTATTTTAAGT TTTATGGCGGTTGTTGGCGGAATCTGTCTCAGTAAAGTGTTTCTTGAAGAAGATGATAGCT TTGATTTCATTGGTGGATTTGATCCTCCATTTTG TTGA